The following proteins come from a genomic window of Miscanthus floridulus cultivar M001 chromosome 2, ASM1932011v1, whole genome shotgun sequence:
- the LOC136538013 gene encoding QWRF motif-containing protein 2-like: MVAAGAAAAAPRLNPSPSPHRRRASSALSPAKSNSNTNANANAGAGDARPKPKAKVVSSRYLAPSSKSTSTSTSTSTSTTTTSSSNSTSTSASTPSRRFASPLPRRSVSVDRPRPGPAGNAAVGETGGPNVGTTTTTRSLSVAFQGRSFSFATSKAKPATSPSPSRRPQASAAGSITPERSRPAMGTVPERGKGFEGGHAHHRWPMSARLSQGFEGNPLTKSLDCSLHKRDAAVLAAVRSLRQSMVFEEGVRRSSFDSGDYLMSSDTESVSSGSNSGSQDAGIGISHRARPSPKGMSVPARFLQDAAVSRSQRFADPGTPYLPYTSGLAASPRTAPVKKLLQNGFVSSPLNRSVRQSSPSKLTGNPSRRMSSPSRGRNCVGSGTSSWDHQGRSSSGYALNGEVRRRWHGGSKVDCEHLLRILSNRHLQWRCVNAQADAALAAQKLTAEKYLSDAWITTLGMRKSVALKRFQLQLYRNNWKLMTVLKGQMGYLEEWSSLERDYVDSLSGTVEALTASILCLPVTDGAKADIQDVKNAVGSAVDIMQTIGSSICSLLAKLAGTSILVSDLSKVATQERTLMEQSRELLSTLATMHVKYCSLQGQRVQTTHRSSMHS; encoded by the exons ATGGTGGCCGCCGGGGCAGCAGCGGCCGCGCCCCGGCTGAACCCGTCGCCGTCCCCGCACCGCCGCCGAGCTTCCTCCGCGCTCTCCCCGGCAAAGTCCAACTCCAACACCAACGCCAACGCcaacgccggcgccggcgacgcgcggcccaAGCCCAAGGCTAAGGTCGTCTCCTCCCGCTACCTCGCGCCCTCCtccaagtccacctccacctcgacctcgacctcgacctccaccaccaccacttcgAGCTCCAACTCCACCTCGACCTCGGCGTCCACGCCCTCCCGCCGCTTCGCGTCGCCGCTGCCGAGGCGCTCGGTCTCCGTCGACCGCCCGCGCCCAGGCCCGGCTGGCAATGCTGCCGTCGGGGAGACCGGGGGACCCAATGtgggcaccaccaccaccacgaggaGCCTCTCTGTGGCATTCCAGGGCCGGTCCTTCTCCTTCGCGACAAGCAAGGCGAAGCCTGCCACGTCCCCGTCTCCGTCGCGGCGACCACAGGCTTCGGCGGCGGGGTCCATCACGCCGGAGAGGAGTCGTCCAGCTATGGGGACAGTGCCGGAGAGGGGGAAGGGGTTTGAGGGGGGCCATGCTCACCACAGGTGGCCGATGTCGGCGAGGCTGTCGCAGGGGTTTGAGGGGAATCCGCTTACCAAAAGCTTGGATTGCTCTTTGCACAAGAGGGACGCGGCCGTCCTTGCTGCTGTCCGGTCACTGCGGCAGTCCATGGTGTTTGAGGAGGGGGTGCGGCGTTCCTCGTTCGATAGTGGGGACTACCTGATGTCGTCTGACACAGAGAGTGTGTCGTCTGGGAGCAATTCAGGGTCTCAGGATGCGGGCATTGGCATTTCGCACAGAGCACGCCCATCCCCAAAGGGTATGAGTGTGCCAGCACGGTTCTTGCAGGACGCTGCAGTCAGCAGGTCACAAAGATTCGCAGATCCTGGCACTCCATACTTGCCGTATACCTCTGGGTTGGCCGCATCTCCAAGGACGGCGCCGGTCAAGAAATTGCTGCAAAATGGCTTTGTTTCATCTCCACTGAATCGGTCAGTCAGGCAATCTTCACCAAGTAAGCTTACAGGCAATCCATCAAGGAGGATGTCAAGCCCATCACGGGGGAGAAACTGTGTGGGGTCGGGCACTTCATCTTGGGATCATCAGGGAAGAAGCTCATCTGGTTATGCTTTGAATGGTGAAGTGAGGAGGAGGTGGCATGGGGGTAGTAAGGTTGACTGTGAACATCTATTAAGAATTTTATCCAATCGACATTTGCAGTGGCGGTGTGTGAATGCGCAGGCTGATGCTGCACTTGCTGCACAAAAGTTGACAGCAGAG AAGTACTTATCTGATGCATGGATTACTACCCTAGGGATGCGTAAATCTGTTGCTCTTAAGAGGTTCCAGCTACAGTTATACCGAAACAATTGGAAGCTCATGACAGTTCTAAAGGGACAG ATGGGTTATCTAGAAGAATGGTCTTCATTAGAGAGGGACTATGTGGATTCTCTATCTGGAACTGTGGAGGCTCTAACTGCCAGCATTTTGTGCCTTCCTGTTACTGATGGAGCAAAG GCTGATATCCAAGATGTGAAAAATGCCGTTGGTTCTGCTGTTGACATCATGCAAACAATAGGAAGTTCAATATGTTCATTATTGGCTAAG CTGGCTGGAACAAGTATTTTGGTTTCTGATCTTTCCAAAGTTGCTACCCAAGAGCGCACTCTAATGGAGCAGTCCAGGGAATTGCTGTCCACACTTGCAACAATGCAT GTCAAATACTGTAGTCTACAAGGGCAGAGAGTACAGACAACTCACAGGAGCTCTATGCATTCCTAG
- the LOC136536131 gene encoding uncharacterized protein, protein MNPTVIFVGKIYKPVRFIEHGTRLNQWEVRHEGMLVLLKRSGFYHLSFLKRVQLDHALLNALVERWRRETQTFHLRFGEITVLLKDVAILTGLRVHGAPVTGPTNCNWEQLCRQLLGQEPPQIKGGSINMAWLHDTFKTLPESANQADVEYAARAYILYQIGYSLFPDPSGTRVHLRYLALLRDFDASGEMAWGAAVLAHLYRELGKASMKGKANCCAFLTLLQIWAWEHIQIGCPERLENKALPDDRPLGCRWNVAFKNRENVRSMDHEFCRHGLYTILDCQITWDPYTPDLVAGLPAICTFGSAVWLSRTPLICFQIVEMHVPDHVLLQFGMLQHIPDPVEVVERVTMQGKADQHWPTYHNKYIKEWENRLISVVKHQETGTSDPTHARNCYLEWYWRITRHWISTPVECPIISYQLSGHTDKVLVDLVNTVQGRIRTLFQSEIDAKRMKQSLNLYITVKMAEAKQIMQSGVPTGTGIGSAKSATISLNFVAPTQATVAKMEQVGDDHVEGNTILKLDEMMRIQPTGGTPDLALLTTGDTTNNKTEDLHPREDPLDLTMTEVNLQDIISTPLEDAMIDIMNTSSEDATPEDILDSDVKDGYAFIEAVEVQETVVSMDSIKIPKKVTAELQECAGAPLINGQGTVCKTSVLPEFYKISSVSSHTEQLQKITGASENDVDTRIENGTGEGTISQPFNAIGPGETLNTSMNKELSSVPADVKPPSGSEQEESAAGGVNAVQNHMFQENGKYPIENGPSNPAVVQKPIAIPAEDLLITSVGERTQRSVNSFTGEKNDTISRDDSAGVEDHDNLGPNEITKKRKLTVTSHENPEIRSTIEPNKMGTTKTEEKRHQTVLNTFLVFWIDNASSIHHISCLIPDCRLCVKAVSLWHCSFDFSRLDGCWVLAETQLTGTKNRICSLQYRKTWRFSTAAALLC, encoded by the exons ATGAATCCTACAG TTATATTTGTTGGGAAA ATCTACAAACCTGTTAGATTTATCGAACATGGCACCAGGCTTAATCAGTGGGAAGTGAGACATGAGGGAATGCTTGTGTTATTGAAGCGTTCTGGGTTTTACCACCTATCTTTCTTGAAGAGGGTCCAGTTAGACCATGCTTTGTTAAATGCACTGGTTGAAAGGTGGCGGCGTGAAACACAGACTTTTCATTTGAGGTTTGGAGAAATTACAGTGCTCTTGAAGGATGTGGCAATTCTTACTGGACTTCGTGTACATGGTGCTCCTGTCACTGGCCCGACAAACTGTAATTGGGAGCAATTGTGCAGACAGCTTCTGGGTCAAGAACCTCCACAGATCAAAGGTGGTTCTATCAACATGGCATGGCTGCATGACACTTTCAAAACATTACCAGAAAGCGCTAATCAGGCAGATGTAGAGTATGCTGCAAGAGCCTATATACTGTACCAAATCGGATACAGTTTATTTCCTGATCCAAGTGGAACTAGAGTGCACTTACGATATTTGGCCCTACTCCGTGATTTCGATGCCTCAGGAGAGATGGCCTGGGGGGCTGCTGTTCTTGCGCACCTCTACAGAGAGCTCGGAAAAGCCAGCATGAAGGGCAAAGCAAATTGCTGTGCATTTCTCACTCTTCTTCAG ATATGGGCGTGGGAGCATATCCAGATAGGCTGTCCTGAACGACTAGAGAATAAGGCTCTACCCGATGACCGACCCCTTGGATGCAG GTGGAATGTTGCCTTCAAGAACCGTGAAAATGTCCGATCCATGGACCATGAGTTTTGTAGGCATGGGCTATATACTATATTAGATTGCCAG ATCACATGGGACCCATACACACCAGACCTGGTAGCTGGGCTTCCTGCAATATGCACATTTGGATCTGCAGTTTGGCTATCAAGGACTCCATTAATATGCTTCCAGATAGTGGAAATGCATGTGCCTGATCACGTCTTGCTACAATTTGGAATGTTGCAGCACATACCAGACCCAGTTGAGGTTGTTGAACGTGTTACAATGCAGGGTAAAGCTGATCAACATTGGCCTACTTACCATAATAAGTACATTAAGGAATGGGAGAACAGGCTCATCTCTGTTGTTAAGCACCAGGAAACAGGGACTTCAGATCCTACTCATGCAAGGAATTGTTACCTAGAATGGTATTGGCGAATTACACGTCATTGGATCTCCACTCCAGTTGAATgtccaatcatatcctatcagTTATCTGGGCATACTGATAAAGTTCTG GTTGATTTGGTAAATACAGTGCAGGGACGAATTAGAACCTTATTTCAAAGTGAAATTGATGCAAAAAGGATGAAGCAATCACTTAATTTGTACATCACTGTTAAAATGGCGGAGGCTAAGCAG ATTATGCAAAGTGGTGTTCCAACTGGAACAGGAATTGGAAGTGCTAAATCAGCCACAATCTCTCTAAATTTTGTGGCTCCTACTCAAGCTACTGTTGCGAAGATGGAACAGGTTGGTGATGATCACGTCGAGGGAAACACTATACTGAAGTTGGACGAAATGATGAGAATTCAACCCACGGGAGGTACTCCTGATTTAGCACTTCTCACAACAGGTGACACCACAAATAACAAAACTGAAGATTTGCATCCTCGTGAAGACCCTCTTGATTTAACCATGACAGAAGTAAATCTTCAGGACATTATTAGCACCCCTTTAGAGGATGCTATGATTGATATTATGAACACATCCTCGGAGGATGCTACACCAGAGGATATTTTAGATTCAGATGTGAAGGATGGTTATGCGTTCATAGAGGCTGTGGAAGTGCAGGAGACTGTTGTATCTATGGACAGCATTAAAATACCCAAGAAGGTTACAGCTGAATTGCAGGAGTGTGCTGGTGCACCTTTGATTAATG GTCAGGGAACAGTGTGCAAAACTTCAGTGCTTCCAGAATTCTACAAGATCTCGAGTGTATCATCACACACTGAGCAATTGCAGAAAATCACTGGTGCATCTGAGAATGATGTAGACACAAGAATAGAGAATGGTACAGGTGAGGGAACGATCAGTCAACCCTTCAATGCCATCGGACCTGGAGAAACCTTGAATACGTCTATGAACAAAGAATTAAGTTCAGTGCCAGCTGATGTCAAACCTCCCTCTGGCTCTGAACAGGAAGAATCTGCTGCT GGTGGAGTCAATGCTGTGCAAAATCATATGTTTCAAGAGAATGGCAAGTACCCAATTGAAAATGGCCCTTCGAACCCTGCAGTTGTGCAGAAACCCATTGCTATACCTGCTGAAGATTTGCTTATCACTAGTGTTGGAGAGAGAACTCAGAGAAGTGTTAATTCATTCACTGGAGAAAAGAATGATACGATTAGCAGGGATGATTCTGCTGGCGTTGAGGACCATGACAATCTAGGTCCAAATGAAATAACTAAAAAGAGAAAATTGACGGTTACTTCACATGAAAATCCTGAGATCCGTTCAACCATAGAGCCTAATAAAATGGGAACCACAAAAACAGAGGAGAAAAGACATCAGACT GTGTTAAATACATTTTTGGTCTTCTGGATTGACAATGCCAGTTCAATTCATCACATCTCATGCCTGATTCCAGACTGCAGATTATGCGTCAAGGCTGTGAGCCTGTGGCACTGTTCTTTTGATTTCAGCAGACTGGATGGATGTTGGGTACTTGCTGAGACGCAGCTGACAG GAACCAAGAATCGAATATGCAGTCTTCAATATAGAAAAACGTGGCGCTTTTCTACCGCTGCAGCCCTGCTGTGCTGA